Within the Longimicrobiaceae bacterium genome, the region CGATCATCTGCACCCGGAAGCGCCCCCGGATCCAGGACGAGTCGGCGGAGACGACGCGCACCTCCCCCTCGTCCACCGTGAACGTGTAGGATCCGGTCGCCTCCAGCCCGCCCAGCTCCGGGCGCACCCAGAAGCGCCCCCCGGCGAGCGTGTCCCCCCGGTCCACCACCGCGTACGGCCCCGGCGCGGGGATGGCGGCGGTGTCGCGCCCCAGCACGAGGGCGACCGAGTCGCGCTGCGTCGCCAGCACCAGCAGGAAGTCGCCGCGGTCCGGGCGACGGCAGAAGGTCGCGTACCCCCGGATCTCCCCCTCCAGCGGACCCTCCAGGGTGGCGCTGAACTTCCCGGCGGGCCCGTCCGAGCACCCGGCCAGGGCGAGCATCCCCGCCAGCGCGGCGGCGACGATGCGGCGTGCGGAAAGCATCACGGGACCGGTGCGGTGGTGGGTGGACGGAGCGAGTCGGCGGGAAGCCGGGCGGCCAGCTCGCCCAGCCGCCCGGAGGCGCCCCAGCGCGCGGCGAGCGCCGCGATCCCGGCGGGATCCGCCTCCGCCTGCGCCTGGAACGCGTGCGTCAGGAGCGCGTCGGCGGCCAGGAGGGGGAGGGCGTCCTCGCGCCCCCCGCTCCCCCGCGCCACCCGCTCCAGGAGGCGCAGCGCCCCCGATGCCAGCGCATCGGGGACGGGGAGCGCCTCCCCGGGGAGGGCGGCCGCCATGGCGTCCAGGAGCGAGGGCGGGGCGTCCGCCAGCCGCTCCCGGACCCACCGCTCGGCAGCGGTCACGCGGGCGCGCCGGCCAGGAGCGGACGGACCGTCTCCATCACGCGGGCGAGCGCCTCCTCCACGCGAGCCGGGTCGGGGATCCCCCCCTGCGCCATGTGCGCCTTCCCGCCGCCGCGGCCGCCCACCGGCGCGGCCACCTCGCGGAGCAGCTGGTCCGCCCGAACGCCGCGCTGGATCACGTCGTCCGTGGCGACCACCAGGAGCGAGGCGCGCTCCCCCAGGATGGCCGCGAGCACCGCCACGCCGCTCCCGATCTGCTCGCGCAGGCGGTCCCCCAGGGCGCGCAGCTCGTCCGCGTCGGCCACGCCCACGGTGGCGGCGACGACGCGCACGCCGTCCACCGCGTCCGCGGCGGCCAGGAGCTGCCCCACCACGTCGGCGCTCCCCAGCGAGCGGGCTCGCTCCAGCGCCCGCTGGGCGTCGCGGAGCTCGTCCTGCAGCCCCTGGATGCGCGGGAGGAGGTTCTCCTCGCGGGTACGGAGGAGCCGCGCCGCCTCGCGCAGCGTGGCCTCGTCGCGGCGGACGCGCTCGAACGCCTGCGGCCCGGTGACCGCCTCCACCCGCCGCACCCCCGCAGCGACCCCGCTCTCGGAAACGACGCGGAAGAGGCCGATCTGGCCGGTGGTGCGCACGTGCGTGCCGCCGCACAGCTCCATGGAGCAGCCCGGGATCTCCACCACCCGGACCACGTCGCCGTACTTCTCGGAGAAGAGCGCCATCGCCCCGCGGCCGAGCGCGTCCTGGTACCCCATCTGGTGCGTCTGCACAGGGCGGTTGTGCCAGATCTCGCGGTTCACGATCTCCTCCACGCGCGACACCTCGTCCGGCGACAGGGGCCCGGAGTGCGCGAAGTCGAAGCGGAGGCGGTCCGGCGCCACCAGCGACCCCATCTGGTGCACGTGCTCGCCGAGCACGGAGCGGAGCGCCGCGTGCAGCAGGTGCGTGGCCGTGTGGTTGCGCTCGGTGTCGCGGCGCGTGGGCTCCTCCACCCGCGCCCGCACCGTGCCGGGCAGAAAGTCGCCCTCCACCCGCCCCACCACGGCGATGCGGCCGGAGACCTTCCGGACCTCGTCGACGTTCAGGGTCCACCCGTCGCCGTACACGTGCCCCTGGTCGGAGACCTGGCCGCCGCTCTCGGCGTAGAACGGGTTCTCGCGGAGCTGCAGCGCCGTCCGCCCGTCCTCCATCAGCCGATAGGCGAGCACCTCCGTCTCCAGCTCGGTGGCCCGGTACGCGGCGAACTCCTGCTCCGCGCCCTCCGCCCCCTCCACGGTCGTCCAGCCGTCCGCGAGGGCGTCCGCCTCCATCCCCAGCCCCGCCGCCGCGCGGTCCTCGCGGGAGCGGCGGCGCTGCGCCTCCAGCTCGGTCTCGAAGCCGTCCACGTCCACCCCGTAGCCGCGCTCGCGCGCCATCAGCTCGGTGAGGTCCGGCGGGAAGCCGAAGGTGTCGTACAGGCGGAACACGTCGCTCCCGGCCACCGTCCCGCTCCCGCCCTCCGGGGCGATCTCGTCGAAGCGGCGCATCCCCGCGTCCACCGTCGCCAGGAAGCGCTCCTCCTCCGCCCGGGTGTTGCGGACGATGTACTCGCGGCGCGCCAGCAGCTCCGGGTACGCCACGCCCATCCGGTCGATCACGGCCTCCACCACGTGCACCAGCGTGGGCTCGCGGCGGCCCAGCAGGTACGCGTGCCGCACCGCCCGGCGCAGGATGCGGCGCAGCACGTAGCCCCGCCCCTCGTTGGAGGGGAA harbors:
- the alaS gene encoding alanine--tRNA ligase; this translates as MRSDEIRSRFLDYFARQGHAVRPSSALVPADDPTLLFTNAGMVPFKKVFLGMEDPGFRRASTSQKCVRAGGKHNDLEQVGITARHHTFFEMLGNFSFGDYFKRDAIRFAWELLTEEFGIPRERLWATVHYTDDEAAALWEEIAGLPRERIFRLGDKDNFWQMADTGPCGPCSEIHFDLRPEGRRGTDVTREEFEASGELGEFLEIWNLVFMQYDRDADGTLNPLPAPSIDTGMGLERLASVLQGVQSNYMTDLFTDVIATAVETVGIPYEYDSPQGVSYRVLADHARATAFLLADGVFPSNEGRGYVLRRILRRAVRHAYLLGRREPTLVHVVEAVIDRMGVAYPELLARREYIVRNTRAEEERFLATVDAGMRRFDEIAPEGGSGTVAGSDVFRLYDTFGFPPDLTELMARERGYGVDVDGFETELEAQRRRSREDRAAAGLGMEADALADGWTTVEGAEGAEQEFAAYRATELETEVLAYRLMEDGRTALQLRENPFYAESGGQVSDQGHVYGDGWTLNVDEVRKVSGRIAVVGRVEGDFLPGTVRARVEEPTRRDTERNHTATHLLHAALRSVLGEHVHQMGSLVAPDRLRFDFAHSGPLSPDEVSRVEEIVNREIWHNRPVQTHQMGYQDALGRGAMALFSEKYGDVVRVVEIPGCSMELCGGTHVRTTGQIGLFRVVSESGVAAGVRRVEAVTGPQAFERVRRDEATLREAARLLRTREENLLPRIQGLQDELRDAQRALERARSLGSADVVGQLLAAADAVDGVRVVAATVGVADADELRALGDRLREQIGSGVAVLAAILGERASLLVVATDDVIQRGVRADQLLREVAAPVGGRGGGKAHMAQGGIPDPARVEEALARVMETVRPLLAGAPA